The genome window GTTGTGGCCGACGTGCGCGACGCACGCACCCCGGCCATCGGCGGCGTCGCACCGGATGCCCCATGCCGGTCTCTCGACACGACGAGTGTGAAGCGGCTGCGCGAGCTGTTCGGTGGCGGATTCGTGGCCCTGCTGGTCGGCGATGCGCCGCGCGAGGCAGCCGCGGCTGCGATCCGTGCCTCCCGGCTGGCGTGGCCCGCCCCATGCCACGTCGTCGCGATCGGCCCGGATGGATCGCTCGCCGGGGTGACCGTCATCGACGACGAGGAGGGGGAGGTCCGTCGAGCGTACGGCGTGGCGGGGTCATCGGCCTACCTGGTCCGACCCGATGGACACCTGGCGGCCTGGATTCCGCTGAAGCGAGCCGAAGCGGTGGACGCGCTGCCCGGACTCCAGGCGATCGCCATCGGGGTTAGGCGTCCGAAGCCGCGCCGATCGCGGATAGGGTGTGGATAACTCCGGAAGATCGTCCAGAACGTGTGGATAACCCCCCTTGTGCGCCTTCGGCGACGGCTGGCATGCTAGGGGCGTCCCGGAGGGGCAGCTGGCCGACTGGAGATTACATCAACGGTCGCCGCGGTTCCTTCGGGACTCTTCATGTCCGCCGTCTGGCTCAGAAGGCCCAGGCGCCCGTGGCGAACCGCCCCGCGAAGTAGATGAGTCCGGCGAGGCTGACCGTGGAGATCAACACCAGCACCGCGGTCCGCCGCGAGGCGACCGCCAGCGCGACGTAGAGCGGGAAGAGGGTCAGTGCGTAGCGCGGCACGGACATCACGAACGAGGTCGAAACGAAGAGGAGCATGTTGCCGGCCATCCAGATGAACCATGACGGGCGAAATCGGAAGGCCGCGAAGATCGTCCCCGCCAGGCCGATGGCGATGAATAGCAGCTCCATCCAGCCCTGCATGAGGACGTTGTCGGGCTTCGCAGCGCCGAGCCAGCCGAATACGGCGTCGATCCCCTCCCATGGCCATGACAACGACTTGAACCAGTGGTCGTGCTGGACGCGCAGGAACTCCAACGGCGAGCCGTAGATCACGTAGTTCAGGCCAAGGTAGATCCCGAAGCCGACCCCGACGAGCCCGATCGCCAGCCACTCCACCCTCAGCCTCCGTTCCGCCGGGGGTCGCTGCAGCCACTGGGTGAAGGCCTCCGCCGCCAGTGCGGGGATCAGGACCAGCCCGTTGACCCTCGCGAGCGCGGCCAGCCCACCAAGCAAGCCCGCAAGCCACCAGCGTTCGGTCCGCGCGGCCAGGAACGAGCCGAGCACCAGCGCCATGAAGAGCGCCTCGGTGTAGCCGATATGCAGGAAATAGGCGGTCGGGAAGATCAGCAGGAACCACGCGGCGCGCATCGCCACCGCCGGCTCCTCGTCGTGACGGACCAGTCGATACAGGAGCGGAGCCACGAACATCGAGGCCACCGTGGTCACCACGAAGGCGCTCACCAGCGGGTCGTCGACCACGACGTTCACGACGGTCGCCAGCCAGGGGAAGAGCGGGTAGAAGACGATGTACAGGGCCAGGTCCTCGGGGTAGATGGACCGGTAGCCGTGCGGTCCCACCAGACCGCTGGAATCGCCGTCGCGGTAGCCGAAGACGACCAGATCGAGGTAGTGCGGAGCGTCCCAGTGGCTCCACATGCGCAGGAGGTCTCCCGGCTGGTCGATCACACCGTTGCGGAACGAGACGTAGGCGATCGCCCCGACCAGCAGCACGCCAAGCTTGACCAGCCAGGTGAGGCCGATCAGCCGGCGATCCGTGTCGGTGAGCCACGCCATCGCGGCAGTGTACGGGCGAGCCGCCGAAGGCCGCGCCGCGCTACCCTCACGCTGAACTATGGATCGACGACCGGTCTCCCAGGCCACACAGCGCCGCTACGAGGAGATCGCGGCCGGGCTCGAGCGCGTCGGAGTCAAGGCCAGCAGCATGTTCGGCATGCCAACCCTCAAGCGCAACGGCAAGGCGATCGGCGGCCTCTGGGGCGATGCCATGACCTTCAAGCTCTCGCCCGACGGGCTCGCCGATGCGCTCCGCATCGAAGGCGCACACCAGTTCGATCCTTCGGGCCTCGGCAGGCCGATGAAGTCCTGGGTGGTCGTCCCGCTCGCGCAGTCCGCGGAATGGGAAAGGCTGGCACAGCTCGCCCTGGCCGCCAGCGACGCCTAGGAGGAGCGGCTGGTAGACTGCCCCTCCCATCGGTACCCGGTGGACGGTCGGGGCGTGGCGCAGTTAGGTAGCGCGCATCGTTCGGGACGATGAGGTCGGAGGTTCAAATCCTCTCGCCCCGACCA of Chloroflexota bacterium contains these proteins:
- a CDS encoding mannosyltransferase family protein — its product is MAWLTDTDRRLIGLTWLVKLGVLLVGAIAYVSFRNGVIDQPGDLLRMWSHWDAPHYLDLVVFGYRDGDSSGLVGPHGYRSIYPEDLALYIVFYPLFPWLATVVNVVVDDPLVSAFVVTTVASMFVAPLLYRLVRHDEEPAVAMRAAWFLLIFPTAYFLHIGYTEALFMALVLGSFLAARTERWWLAGLLGGLAALARVNGLVLIPALAAEAFTQWLQRPPAERRLRVEWLAIGLVGVGFGIYLGLNYVIYGSPLEFLRVQHDHWFKSLSWPWEGIDAVFGWLGAAKPDNVLMQGWMELLFIAIGLAGTIFAAFRFRPSWFIWMAGNMLLFVSTSFVMSVPRYALTLFPLYVALAVASRRTAVLVLISTVSLAGLIYFAGRFATGAWAF